In one window of Tellurirhabdus rosea DNA:
- a CDS encoding efflux RND transporter permease subunit has protein sequence MSLPSLSLKRPVMAMVMSIVIVLFGAIGYTFLGVREYPAIDPPIISVRTNYTGANPDIIESQITEPIEKSLNSIEGIRTISSNSALGASTITVEFDLGADLERAANDVRDKVAQAQRHLPLDIDAPPVVSKADANSDPIIFLPVQSTTRDPMQLSDYAENVLQERLQTIPGVSQVTIYGLKRYAMRLWIDPLKLSAYTLTTQDVQDALNRQNVELPGGKIYGNNTELTVKAVGRLRTEEDFNNLIIRQTNDQIIRFKDVGYATLGPENEETASRQNNAAGVILVLIPQPGANYVDIADEFYKRLADIKRELPADIVMDVGTDRSETVRRAIEEVGETLLISFVLVVLVIYLFFRDWLIAFRPLIDIPVSLIGAFFIMYVADFSINVLTLLGIVLATGLVVDDGIVVTENIFKKIEEGMDPKKAAKEGSNEIFFAVIATSITLAVVFLPIIFLEGFVGRLFREFGIVVAGAVLISAFVSLTLTPVLSVKLTTKGHGKDSWFYKKTEPFFRRLDESYRSSLTGFMKKRRWAFAMIAACLALILGLGSTLKSELAPLEDRGRIRIPITAPEGTSYEAMTNLTERVTQFVLDSIPETKLTFSVVAPGFSGAGAVNSGFVFLNLTEPNERQRSQQDIVDYLNKNLKRFPDARMLPVQEQTIQVGRGGGQPVQFVIQNLNFEKLREHLPKFLEEAQKDPTFQGVDVDLKFNKPELNISIDRERATNLGVSVQDVAQTLQLALSNRRLAYFLMNGKQYQVIGQVDRENRDEPVDLQAFYVRNNRGELVQLDNLVQFQEVSSPPQVYHYNRFKSATVSAGLAPGKTIGDGVEAMRAIAQRTLDPTFQTALSGASRDFAESSSNTLFAFVLALVLIYLILAAQFESFTDPFIIMITVPLAIAGAVLSLWMFNQTLNIFSQIGIIMLIGLVTKNGILIVEFANEKRKEGLGKVEAAIEASAMRLRPILMTSLVTAFGALPIALALGAASKSRMPLGIVIVGGIMFSLILTLYVIPAMYSFMSRFKAVDTSMYEDEPKPQEVMN, from the coding sequence ATGAGTCTGCCATCCCTTAGTTTGAAGCGCCCCGTCATGGCCATGGTAATGTCCATTGTCATTGTGCTGTTCGGGGCCATTGGGTACACTTTTCTGGGGGTTCGGGAATACCCGGCCATCGACCCGCCGATCATCTCGGTTCGGACCAACTATACCGGTGCGAACCCGGATATTATTGAATCGCAGATTACGGAACCCATCGAGAAGTCGCTCAACAGCATCGAGGGCATCCGGACCATCTCGTCGAACAGCGCCCTCGGGGCCAGTACGATCACGGTGGAATTCGATCTGGGTGCCGACCTCGAACGGGCGGCCAACGACGTTCGGGACAAGGTGGCACAGGCGCAGCGGCATTTGCCCCTCGACATCGACGCCCCGCCGGTCGTTTCCAAAGCCGACGCCAACTCCGATCCGATTATCTTTCTTCCGGTGCAAAGTACGACGCGCGACCCCATGCAGCTGTCGGACTATGCCGAAAACGTCCTGCAGGAGCGTTTGCAGACCATTCCCGGCGTCAGCCAGGTGACCATCTACGGACTCAAGCGCTACGCCATGCGCCTGTGGATCGACCCGCTGAAGCTGTCGGCCTACACGCTCACGACGCAGGATGTGCAGGATGCCCTCAACCGGCAGAACGTCGAACTGCCGGGCGGGAAAATTTACGGAAACAACACCGAACTGACCGTAAAGGCCGTGGGCCGTCTGCGCACGGAGGAGGATTTCAACAACCTCATCATCCGGCAGACCAACGACCAGATCATCCGCTTCAAGGATGTCGGGTACGCCACACTGGGACCGGAAAACGAAGAAACGGCCTCCCGGCAGAACAATGCCGCGGGGGTGATTCTGGTGCTGATTCCGCAGCCGGGAGCCAACTACGTCGATATTGCCGACGAATTTTATAAGCGTCTGGCAGACATCAAGCGCGAACTGCCCGCCGACATTGTCATGGACGTGGGCACCGACCGAAGCGAAACCGTCCGGCGGGCCATCGAGGAGGTGGGCGAAACGCTGCTGATTTCGTTTGTGCTCGTCGTGCTGGTGATCTACCTGTTTTTCCGCGACTGGCTGATTGCCTTCCGACCGCTGATCGACATTCCGGTGTCGCTGATCGGGGCGTTCTTCATCATGTACGTGGCCGACTTCAGTATCAACGTGCTGACGCTGCTGGGTATCGTGCTGGCAACCGGTCTGGTGGTGGACGACGGGATTGTGGTGACTGAAAACATCTTCAAGAAGATTGAAGAAGGCATGGACCCGAAAAAGGCGGCCAAGGAAGGTTCCAACGAGATTTTCTTCGCCGTTATCGCCACGTCCATTACCCTGGCGGTCGTGTTTCTGCCGATTATCTTCCTCGAAGGTTTCGTCGGACGCCTGTTCCGGGAGTTTGGTATTGTCGTGGCGGGCGCCGTGCTGATTTCGGCGTTCGTATCCCTGACGCTGACGCCCGTTCTGAGCGTGAAACTGACGACCAAAGGACACGGCAAGGACTCGTGGTTTTATAAAAAGACCGAGCCGTTCTTCCGGCGACTGGACGAATCGTACCGCTCGTCGCTGACCGGATTTATGAAAAAGCGGCGCTGGGCCTTTGCCATGATTGCGGCCTGTCTGGCCCTGATTCTGGGACTTGGCTCTACGCTGAAATCGGAGCTGGCCCCGCTGGAAGACCGCGGACGGATTCGGATTCCGATCACGGCACCGGAAGGAACCAGCTACGAGGCCATGACCAACCTGACCGAGCGCGTGACCCAGTTTGTGCTGGACTCGATTCCGGAAACCAAGCTGACCTTCAGCGTCGTGGCACCGGGCTTCTCGGGCGCGGGCGCGGTGAACTCGGGCTTTGTGTTCCTGAACCTGACCGAGCCCAATGAGCGGCAGCGCAGCCAGCAGGACATTGTCGATTACCTGAACAAAAATCTGAAACGCTTCCCCGACGCCCGGATGCTGCCCGTTCAGGAGCAGACGATTCAGGTGGGCCGGGGCGGTGGCCAGCCGGTGCAGTTCGTGATTCAGAACCTGAATTTCGAGAAACTGCGCGAACACCTGCCGAAGTTTCTGGAAGAAGCCCAGAAAGACCCCACTTTTCAGGGCGTGGACGTGGATCTCAAATTCAACAAACCGGAGCTGAACATCTCCATCGACCGGGAAAGGGCGACCAACCTTGGCGTGTCGGTGCAGGACGTGGCCCAGACGCTCCAGCTGGCACTCAGCAACCGTCGTCTGGCGTACTTCCTCATGAACGGGAAGCAGTACCAGGTCATTGGTCAGGTGGACCGCGAAAACCGCGACGAACCGGTGGATTTGCAGGCGTTCTACGTCCGCAACAACCGGGGCGAACTGGTGCAGCTGGACAACCTCGTGCAGTTCCAGGAAGTGTCGAGCCCGCCGCAGGTGTACCACTACAATCGCTTCAAGTCGGCAACGGTGTCGGCCGGTCTGGCACCGGGTAAGACCATCGGCGACGGGGTGGAGGCCATGCGCGCCATCGCCCAGCGGACCCTCGACCCGACTTTCCAGACGGCTCTGTCCGGGGCGTCCCGCGACTTTGCCGAAAGCTCGTCGAACACGCTTTTCGCATTCGTGCTGGCGCTGGTGCTGATTTACCTTATTCTGGCGGCCCAGTTTGAAAGCTTTACGGACCCGTTCATCATCATGATTACCGTGCCGCTGGCTATCGCCGGGGCGGTGCTTTCGCTCTGGATGTTCAACCAGACGCTGAACATTTTCTCCCAGATCGGCATCATCATGCTGATTGGTCTGGTGACGAAAAACGGAATCCTGATCGTGGAATTCGCGAACGAAAAGCGGAAAGAGGGCCTGGGCAAGGTAGAAGCCGCCATCGAAGCGTCGGCCATGCGTCTGCGCCCGATTCTGATGACCAGCCTCGTGACAGCCTTCGGGGCCCTGCCGATTGCGCTGGCGCTGGGGGCCGCCTCGAAAAGCCGGATGCCGCTCGGGATCGTGATCGTCGGCGGCATCATGTTCTCGCTGATCCTGACGCTGTACGTCATCCCGGCCATGTACTCCTTTATGTCCCGCTTCAAAGCGGTCGATACGTCGATGTACGAAGACGAACCGAAACCGCAAGAAGTTATGAATTAA
- a CDS encoding PQQ-dependent sugar dehydrogenase yields MKKTVLHGLLTAFLLFNFFEATSQSTTASVKTGASSASLPAPFATKSVARFSNVIGWSNNKTPKAPEGFVVTEFARDLRNPRWIYVAPNGDIFVSEANTEPKGTKKVAAVASGKAKSQELGKSANRITLFRDTNRDGKPDVRQTFLEGLNQPFGMLVLNNSFYVANTDGLLRFPYKAGQTKMTVPGKKIVNLPAGGYNNHWTRNLLASPDGRKIYISVGSGSNVGENGMQYEVRRAAILEVNPDGTGERIYADGLRNPVGMDWLPGTRTLYTAVNERDELGDELVPDYLTSVRQGGFYGWPYAYFGKTEDPRRKGERPDLVKKSLAPDVALGAHTASLGLAFYDQKAFPARYRNGAFIGQHGSWNRSQLSGYKVVFVPFSNGKPGKPEDFLTGFIADLEKREVYGRPVGVAVLPDGSMLVADDAGNRIWRVAKK; encoded by the coding sequence ATGAAAAAAACCGTGCTTCACGGCCTGTTGACGGCCTTTCTTCTGTTTAATTTTTTTGAGGCAACTTCCCAGAGTACCACCGCTTCGGTGAAAACGGGCGCGTCTTCGGCCAGCCTGCCCGCTCCTTTCGCGACCAAATCCGTAGCCCGATTCAGCAATGTCATTGGCTGGTCGAACAACAAAACACCGAAAGCGCCGGAAGGTTTTGTCGTCACCGAATTTGCCCGCGACCTGCGCAACCCCCGCTGGATTTATGTCGCCCCGAACGGCGATATTTTTGTTTCGGAGGCGAATACGGAGCCGAAAGGAACGAAAAAAGTGGCGGCGGTCGCGTCCGGCAAAGCCAAATCGCAGGAGCTGGGAAAAAGTGCCAACCGCATCACCCTGTTCCGGGATACCAACCGCGACGGCAAGCCGGACGTCCGCCAGACGTTTCTGGAAGGCCTCAACCAGCCGTTCGGCATGCTCGTCCTGAACAACAGTTTTTACGTGGCCAATACCGACGGTCTGCTGCGGTTTCCGTACAAAGCCGGACAGACGAAAATGACGGTTCCCGGCAAAAAAATCGTCAATCTCCCGGCGGGCGGCTACAACAACCACTGGACGCGGAACCTGCTGGCGAGTCCGGACGGCAGGAAGATTTACATTTCGGTCGGGTCGGGCAGTAACGTAGGCGAAAACGGCATGCAATACGAGGTGCGCCGGGCCGCTATTCTGGAAGTCAATCCCGACGGCACAGGTGAACGCATCTACGCCGACGGGCTGCGCAACCCGGTCGGCATGGACTGGCTGCCGGGCACGCGCACGCTCTACACGGCCGTCAACGAGCGGGACGAACTGGGCGACGAACTGGTGCCGGATTACCTCACCAGCGTCCGGCAAGGCGGTTTCTACGGCTGGCCTTACGCCTATTTCGGGAAGACGGAAGACCCGCGCCGCAAAGGCGAGCGGCCCGATCTGGTCAAAAAGAGCCTTGCCCCGGACGTGGCACTGGGCGCGCACACGGCCTCGCTCGGACTGGCGTTCTACGACCAGAAGGCATTTCCGGCGCGCTACCGGAACGGCGCGTTCATCGGCCAGCACGGCTCCTGGAACCGGTCGCAGCTGTCGGGATATAAGGTGGTATTTGTGCCGTTTTCGAACGGGAAACCGGGTAAGCCGGAGGATTTCCTGACCGGCTTCATCGCCGATCTGGAAAAACGGGAAGTCTATGGCCGCCCGGTCGGCGTAGCCGTGCTGCCGGATGGCTCTATGCTGGTGGCGGATGACGCCGGCAACCGGATCTGGCGAGTTGCGAAGAAATGA
- a CDS encoding porin family protein — MKKLLFCLLALGVTFSSQAQSARVGLRAGLTFSSLYYPRDYDPEPYRPGFTLAVPVEFPLTRHWALQPELAFTTRGWRSEHVVYVNPRGKYVSRRIYSGYTTSLEIPVTFKYYVNSLRQGAYLLAGPMAEVWMYGAYRDDDDDFVRYNYAWQGSDRVRLGLALGVGYLWRQTKLPLYAELRFQDTWLGPGRREYAHVRGVTLSGGLWLPGGKAARPVKRSTRRR, encoded by the coding sequence ATGAAAAAGCTTCTATTCTGTCTGCTGGCGCTCGGCGTCACGTTCTCTTCTCAGGCCCAGTCGGCCCGCGTGGGTCTCCGGGCAGGCCTTACGTTTTCGAGCCTCTACTACCCCCGCGACTACGACCCCGAGCCCTATCGTCCGGGCTTCACGCTGGCCGTTCCCGTGGAGTTTCCGCTGACCCGTCACTGGGCGCTGCAACCCGAACTGGCCTTCACGACCCGCGGCTGGCGGAGCGAACACGTCGTTTACGTCAATCCGCGCGGCAAGTACGTCAGCCGCCGGATTTATTCAGGCTATACCACCAGCCTGGAGATACCCGTTACCTTCAAGTATTACGTGAATTCATTGCGGCAGGGAGCTTATCTGCTGGCGGGGCCGATGGCCGAAGTGTGGATGTACGGGGCTTACCGGGACGATGATGACGATTTCGTCCGTTACAACTACGCCTGGCAGGGCTCCGACCGCGTTCGGCTGGGACTGGCGCTGGGTGTGGGCTACCTGTGGCGGCAGACCAAACTGCCGCTCTACGCCGAGCTGCGTTTTCAGGATACCTGGCTGGGGCCGGGCCGCCGGGAATACGCCCACGTTCGCGGCGTGACGCTCAGCGGTGGCCTGTGGCTGCCGGGCGGCAAGGCGGCCCGGCCCGTGAAGCGTTCGACGCGGCGGCGCTGA
- a CDS encoding PVC-type heme-binding CxxCH protein, whose product MLKPWTFLFSFVTFVFGWMYHLRPESETTRPGALVVELRLVQDEAAGTISVLRPGGSQPILVQNAKPDFRPYLHPVQAPDGKGLLTEYSPGHHKHQTGIYWGFTRVNGRDYFHHPEGTYWRRVAVKVLQGTGPEVKWQTVYHLLDEAGNPVLTETQTWAMRDEGGRYFLDLEWAGEAQTDVTIGKYDYGGLFVRMPWKEGINGQVVNAARQRNEKAEGQRAMWVDIGMQVDGRPDQAHIAVFDHPENKGFPQIWRVDAQLGAGPARARTGDWKIPKGETEIIKHQLFVYTGDLSDVEITKAWSNYSGQGGTWALWNIAQQEAKEAKFLTPEEAVKAMTVPEGFQVNVWAAEPMMTQPMAFCWDDRGRLWIAENKDYESRGHGFSNAGTSRILILEDTDKDGRADSRKVFLEGIPFPAAMAVGFGGLYLGAPPNLLFIPDKNGDDVADMTDVQVRLTGWGIRDRHETLNSLHWGPDGWLYGCQGFATPSKVRKPEGKGRLYKHKDPFPEDILNGPGVDINGGVWRYHPVKDKFEVVAHGFSNPWGIDYDAKGQLFISACVIPHMWHVIPGGIYHRQGGQHFNPYVYSDIRTIADHSHRSAHGGARIYQSDAFPDNHKGRIFMANIHEHAVLSDVLEKKGSGFVARHGDDFLLANNAQWVGFSMEIGPDGGLYVLDWHDADICGKEVLNSETGRIFRIVPKASKAENWKGRYADLTKLTDAQLVDLQTSPSDWHARRARLILQHRAAEGRLAKKTHAQLREVFQKNSNADWRLRAMWALHQTGGFSAKDLTGLLADRDEYVRAWAIQLLCEDKAAPAEALNVFARMAREDASPVVRLYLASALQRMNASSAWPIAEALARHGEDTEDHNLPKMLWFGLEPLVKAAPDRALALAAESNIPMIARYIARRLVDADAVNGVVTAIGKKPKTQVSLLEGLRDGLEGRFDLTAPAAWSGVYASLRSSGGQTSQLALQVAQRFGDTEATQKYLTTLKDRSADAEQRRQALAAVSARKRPELVAELPALLNDPALRPDAIRAIAGYENESLAKLLLSKYNSFNAAEKLEAVQTLSARPRYGWLLTGAIKDGSVPKREVPPYVARQLLRVVGSGFVEVWGPIEQQGMDEKSYKKYQRLLTDKALAAANPVKGEALFQRTCGSCHKMYGKGGNIGPDLSGSNRSSVDYLLFNVLNPSGEIQDDYKLVVITTRDGRTYSGNIVSENDRQLTLRIVGQEAVLLNKSAIQSREVTPVSMMPPGLFDSLTDTEVVDLVRYLQTAEPEKQAKK is encoded by the coding sequence ATGCTGAAACCGTGGACCTTTCTTTTTTCGTTTGTCACGTTTGTCTTCGGATGGATGTACCACCTGAGGCCCGAAAGCGAAACCACCCGTCCTGGCGCCCTGGTCGTCGAGCTGCGTCTGGTGCAGGACGAGGCCGCCGGGACGATTTCGGTCCTGCGGCCGGGCGGTTCGCAGCCCATTCTGGTGCAGAACGCGAAACCCGACTTCCGGCCGTACCTGCACCCGGTTCAGGCTCCCGACGGCAAGGGCCTGCTGACCGAATACAGCCCCGGCCACCACAAGCACCAGACGGGCATTTACTGGGGCTTCACCCGGGTCAACGGCCGCGATTATTTCCACCATCCGGAAGGTACCTACTGGCGGCGCGTGGCGGTGAAAGTGCTTCAGGGAACTGGCCCCGAAGTGAAATGGCAGACCGTCTACCACCTGCTGGACGAAGCCGGTAACCCGGTGCTGACCGAAACCCAGACCTGGGCCATGCGCGACGAAGGCGGCCGCTATTTTCTGGACCTGGAGTGGGCCGGCGAAGCACAAACCGACGTGACCATCGGCAAATACGACTACGGCGGGCTGTTTGTCCGGATGCCGTGGAAAGAAGGCATCAACGGGCAGGTCGTCAACGCCGCCCGGCAGCGCAACGAAAAGGCGGAAGGCCAGCGGGCCATGTGGGTGGACATCGGCATGCAGGTGGACGGTCGCCCCGACCAGGCCCACATCGCCGTTTTTGACCATCCCGAAAACAAAGGATTTCCGCAGATTTGGCGGGTGGACGCCCAACTCGGTGCCGGACCCGCCCGCGCCCGCACTGGTGACTGGAAAATTCCGAAGGGCGAAACCGAAATCATCAAACACCAGCTGTTTGTCTACACGGGCGACCTTAGCGACGTGGAAATTACCAAGGCCTGGAGCAATTACAGCGGACAGGGCGGCACCTGGGCGCTCTGGAACATCGCCCAGCAGGAAGCCAAAGAAGCCAAATTTCTGACGCCGGAAGAGGCAGTAAAGGCCATGACCGTCCCCGAAGGTTTTCAGGTGAACGTCTGGGCCGCCGAGCCGATGATGACCCAGCCGATGGCGTTCTGCTGGGACGACCGCGGCCGCCTCTGGATTGCCGAAAATAAAGACTACGAATCCCGCGGACATGGCTTCTCGAACGCCGGCACGAGCCGGATTCTGATTCTGGAAGATACCGACAAGGACGGCAGGGCCGATAGCCGCAAGGTCTTTCTGGAAGGCATTCCGTTCCCCGCCGCCATGGCCGTGGGCTTTGGCGGGCTGTATCTCGGCGCGCCGCCCAACCTGTTGTTTATTCCGGATAAAAACGGCGACGACGTGGCCGATATGACCGATGTGCAGGTCCGGCTGACGGGCTGGGGCATCCGCGACCGCCACGAAACGCTCAACAGCCTCCACTGGGGTCCGGACGGCTGGCTCTACGGCTGTCAGGGTTTCGCGACGCCTTCAAAAGTCCGCAAGCCCGAAGGAAAGGGCCGACTTTACAAACACAAAGACCCGTTTCCGGAAGACATTCTGAACGGCCCCGGCGTGGATATTAACGGCGGCGTCTGGCGCTATCACCCCGTCAAGGACAAGTTTGAGGTCGTGGCGCACGGCTTCTCGAACCCCTGGGGCATCGATTACGACGCCAAAGGGCAGCTGTTCATCAGCGCCTGCGTGATCCCGCACATGTGGCACGTCATTCCGGGCGGCATCTACCACCGGCAGGGCGGACAGCATTTCAATCCCTACGTCTACAGCGACATCCGGACCATCGCCGACCACAGCCACCGTTCGGCGCATGGCGGGGCGCGGATTTACCAGTCGGACGCTTTTCCGGACAACCACAAGGGCCGGATTTTCATGGCCAACATCCACGAACATGCCGTTCTGTCGGACGTTCTGGAAAAGAAAGGTTCGGGTTTTGTCGCCCGACACGGGGATGATTTTTTGCTCGCAAACAACGCGCAATGGGTGGGCTTCAGCATGGAGATCGGCCCCGACGGCGGGTTGTACGTCCTCGACTGGCATGATGCGGACATTTGCGGCAAAGAGGTTTTGAACAGCGAAACCGGCCGGATTTTCCGGATTGTTCCCAAAGCGTCGAAGGCCGAAAACTGGAAAGGCCGCTACGCCGATCTGACCAAATTAACCGACGCTCAACTGGTAGACCTCCAGACCAGTCCCAGCGACTGGCACGCCCGCCGCGCCCGCCTGATCCTTCAGCACCGGGCCGCTGAAGGGCGACTCGCCAAAAAAACGCACGCCCAACTGCGCGAGGTGTTTCAGAAAAATTCCAATGCGGACTGGCGGCTGCGCGCGATGTGGGCCCTGCACCAGACCGGCGGTTTTAGCGCCAAAGACCTGACCGGCCTCCTGGCGGACCGCGACGAATACGTCCGCGCCTGGGCCATTCAGTTGTTGTGTGAAGACAAGGCTGCCCCGGCCGAAGCCCTGAACGTGTTTGCCCGCATGGCCCGTGAGGACGCCTCGCCGGTGGTGCGGCTGTATCTGGCGTCGGCCCTGCAGCGGATGAACGCGTCGTCGGCCTGGCCGATTGCCGAAGCGCTGGCCCGCCACGGCGAAGATACCGAGGACCACAATCTGCCGAAAATGCTTTGGTTTGGACTGGAACCACTGGTGAAAGCGGCTCCCGACCGGGCGCTGGCGCTGGCCGCAGAAAGCAACATTCCGATGATTGCCCGCTACATCGCCCGGCGGCTGGTCGATGCAGATGCGGTCAACGGCGTGGTCACCGCCATCGGCAAAAAGCCGAAAACGCAGGTGAGCCTGCTGGAAGGACTCCGCGACGGTCTGGAAGGCCGCTTCGATCTGACGGCCCCGGCGGCCTGGTCGGGCGTTTACGCCAGTCTGCGCAGTTCCGGCGGTCAGACAAGCCAGTTGGCGCTCCAGGTAGCGCAGCGGTTCGGCGATACCGAGGCGACCCAGAAATACCTGACGACCCTCAAAGACCGGAGCGCCGATGCCGAACAGCGTCGGCAGGCTCTGGCGGCGGTTTCGGCCCGGAAACGCCCCGAACTGGTTGCCGAACTGCCCGCCCTGCTCAACGACCCGGCCCTGCGTCCGGACGCCATCCGGGCCATTGCCGGGTACGAAAACGAATCGCTGGCAAAGCTGCTGCTGTCGAAATACAACAGCTTTAATGCCGCCGAAAAGCTGGAAGCGGTGCAGACGCTGTCGGCCCGGCCCCGCTACGGCTGGCTGCTGACGGGGGCCATCAAAGACGGCTCGGTGCCCAAACGGGAGGTGCCGCCCTACGTTGCCCGGCAGTTGCTGCGGGTCGTAGGCAGTGGTTTCGTGGAAGTCTGGGGACCCATTGAGCAGCAGGGAATGGATGAGAAATCGTACAAAAAATACCAGCGGCTGCTGACCGACAAAGCACTGGCGGCGGCGAATCCGGTGAAAGGCGAGGCGCTGTTCCAGCGGACCTGCGGCAGTTGCCATAAAATGTACGGCAAAGGCGGCAATATCGGCCCGGACCTGTCGGGGTCTAACCGCTCCAGTGTCGATTACCTTCTGTTCAACGTGCTCAATCCCAGCGGGGAAATTCAGGACGATTACAAACTCGTCGTGATTACGACCCGCGACGGGCGGACTTATTCGGGCAATATCGTGTCGGAAAACGACCGGCAACTGACGCTTCGGATTGTGGGGCAGGAGGCGGTGCTGCTGAACAAATCGGCCATCCAGTCCCGCGAGGTGACGCCCGTGTCGATGATGCCGCCCGGACTGTTCGATTCGCTAACGGATACGGAGGTAGTGGATCTCGTGCGGTACCTGCAAACGGCCGAGCCGGAGAAGCAGGCGAAGAAGTAA
- a CDS encoding type II toxin-antitoxin system HigB family toxin gives MRIIALQTLREFWELHPDAQAALKTWYTKIEKSTYANPQEVIKVFKDADTASEGRIIFNIARNKYRLVAAFRYDKQICWIKFIGSHKEYDTLKL, from the coding sequence ATGCGAATTATCGCCTTACAAACTTTACGGGAGTTTTGGGAACTACATCCTGACGCGCAGGCAGCTCTGAAGACGTGGTACACCAAAATTGAAAAAAGTACTTATGCGAATCCACAAGAAGTAATAAAAGTTTTTAAAGATGCTGATACGGCAAGCGAGGGGCGAATTATCTTCAATATTGCCCGAAATAAGTACCGATTAGTGGCCGCATTCCGGTACGATAAACAAATCTGCTGGATTAAGTTTATTGGCTCTCACAAAGAGTATGATACGTTAAAATTATAA
- a CDS encoding helix-turn-helix domain-containing protein, with protein MTIKAIKSEQDYQEAMKTVEALWSSPEGSSEADYLEVLAILIEDYEKKHFSLPDLDPIDLVKYQMEELGLSKSDVAPFFGGTNRVSEVLSGKRNLTLKMIREISRNLNIPPNLLIGT; from the coding sequence ATGACAATTAAAGCTATTAAATCGGAACAGGATTATCAGGAGGCCATGAAGACGGTCGAAGCACTCTGGAGTAGCCCGGAAGGCAGTTCCGAAGCGGACTATCTTGAAGTGCTCGCTATTTTGATTGAAGACTACGAGAAAAAACACTTTTCGCTTCCCGACCTTGACCCCATTGACCTGGTAAAATATCAAATGGAGGAACTGGGGCTTTCCAAGTCCGACGTTGCCCCTTTCTTTGGAGGCACGAACCGGGTTTCAGAAGTCCTTTCCGGCAAGCGGAATTTAACCTTGAAGATGATTAGGGAGATTAGCCGTAACCTAAATATTCCTCCCAACCTTCTTATTGGGACATAA
- a CDS encoding 5'-methylthioadenosine/adenosylhomocysteine nucleosidase — translation MKKILVLLLFLVQTSFAQLYKSEPVTALLGAFDQEVDMVRQSLTNAKTETLNGIAFTTGTLNGRRVVVAETGIGKTNAAMTTAFVLAYFKPERVLFTGIAGGTNPELQPGDLVIADKTAYHDFYYTTFDKRKTHQTRNPITKELNPEYFPGDSVLLKTAVAVAKSQKFESIPQTSRPPSVIVGTVVTGDMFVSSEEKVASLRQEFRADATEMEGAAVAQVCYQQGVPCLVIRSLSDKANSNARTDMLAFVKIAARNSANLVMGIVRALR, via the coding sequence ATGAAAAAAATACTTGTACTCCTGCTTTTCCTTGTTCAGACGTCTTTTGCCCAATTGTACAAATCCGAACCGGTCACGGCCCTGCTCGGGGCTTTTGACCAGGAGGTGGACATGGTCCGGCAGTCGCTGACCAACGCGAAGACCGAAACTCTGAACGGCATTGCCTTCACGACCGGCACCCTGAACGGGCGGCGCGTGGTGGTAGCGGAAACCGGCATCGGCAAAACCAACGCCGCCATGACGACGGCTTTTGTGCTGGCCTATTTCAAACCCGAACGGGTCTTGTTTACCGGCATTGCGGGCGGCACCAACCCGGAGCTACAGCCCGGCGACCTCGTGATTGCGGACAAAACGGCCTACCACGACTTCTACTACACCACGTTCGACAAGCGCAAGACGCACCAGACCCGCAATCCTATCACGAAGGAGCTGAACCCCGAGTATTTTCCGGGCGATTCGGTGCTGCTGAAAACCGCCGTGGCCGTGGCCAAAAGTCAGAAGTTTGAAAGCATTCCGCAGACCTCGCGGCCGCCTTCGGTCATCGTCGGGACGGTGGTTACGGGCGATATGTTCGTGTCATCGGAAGAAAAGGTGGCGAGTCTACGGCAGGAGTTCCGCGCCGACGCGACGGAGATGGAAGGCGCAGCGGTGGCGCAGGTGTGCTACCAGCAAGGCGTGCCCTGTCTGGTGATCCGGAGCCTGAGCGACAAAGCCAACTCCAACGCCCGCACGGATATGCTGGCCTTCGTCAAAATTGCCGCGCGGAACTCGGCGAATCTGGTGATGGGGATTGTGCGGGCTCTTCGTTAG